In Microbacterium soli, the DNA window GCGGGCTCCGGCAGGCTCAGGCGTGCGGCGATGATCTGCGCGGTCTCCTGCGCACGGATCAGCGGGCTGGTGTACACGGCGTCATGGCGGCCGGCGGCGAGCGCCTCCGCGGCCGCACGGGCATCGGCCCGCCCGGTGTCGTTCAGGGGGATGTCGGTGGCACCCTGGATGCGGCGCTCCAGGTTCCAGTCGGTCTGACCATGGCGCACGAGGGAGATGAGTGTCACGCCTCGACCCTATCGAGTCGATCTGCGAGAGCGCTCAGCACGGATGACGTGCCGCCGGCGATCACGGCATCCGCCCACGCATCCGCCCTCGTCGGCTCGCGATTGACGATCACGAGGGGGATGCCGCGGCGCCGGGCGCGCTCGATGATGCGGATGCCGGAGTTCACCGTCAACGAGGTCCCCGCCACCAGCAGGGCGTCCGAGGCTCCCACCAGCGACTCCGCGGCGCGGAACCGCGCGGCGGGGACGAACTCGCCGAAGAAGACGACCTCCGGTTTGAGCATCCCCGCGCACACCGTGCACGGCGGGATGACGAAGCCGCGGGTGCTCTCCGGCGTGACATCCCCGTCGGGGTTCAGTGCGATCCGCTCAGGAATGCGCACCCAGGGGTTGAGCTTCTCGAGCTGCTCCGCGACGGCCCGACGATCGAGGACCTGACCGCACCTCAGGCACAGCACGCGATGCATGGTGCCGTGCAGCTCGACGACCCGCGTGCTGCCCGCGCGCAGGTGCAGGCCGTCCACGTTCTGCGTCACCACGCCGGTGACCGCACCCGTGCGCTCCAGCCGTGCGAGCGCCAGATGACCGGCGTTCGGGTCGGGTGAGGTGAACGCCCGCCAGCCCAGGTGGCCGCCCAGCCAGTAGCGCCGGCGCGCGCCCGCGTCGCCGAGGTAGGTCTGGATGGTCATCGGGGTCGCCCGGGGCCGGGCGCCCGCACCGCGATAGGCGGGGATGCCGGAGTCGGTGGAGATGCCCGCACCGGTGAGTACGGCGATTCTGCGTCCCGCCAGCAGCGCGGCCGCGGCGCGCACCCGGTCGAGCACCTCGTCATCCTCGGCGGGGACGGCGGTCGTGTCATCGGGGTGCACGGGGGAAGTCTACGGCGAGCGAACGTGGAAGAAGCCCGGGTCTGCGAGAGTGGAGGGATGCAGCTGGTGCCCGTCGACGATGCCTCGGATCCCAGACTCGACGACTACCGTTCGTTGACCGACACCGCCCTGCGACGGGTGCGCGAGCCGGCGGGCGGCCTGTACATGGCCGAGTCCGTCAAGGTCATCGCACGGGCAGTGCAGGCGGGGCACGTCCCCAGGTCGGTGCTCACCCAGCCCAGGTGGACGGATGCCGTGGGTGAAGCGCTCGACGGTCTGGACGTCCCCGTCTACGTGGTCTCCGCGGATGTCAGCGAGCGGGTCACGGCATTCGCGATCCACCGCGGGCCACTGGCGGCGATGCAGCGTCCGGTCCTCCCGGTCGTCGCGGACGTCCTGGACGACGCGCGGCTGGTGCTGGTGCTGGAGGACGTGTCCGATCACACCAACGTGGGTGCGGCGTTCCGCGCCGCCGCCGCGCTGGGCGCGGATGCGGTGCTCGTGACGCCGCGCTGCGCCGATCCGCTGTATCGGCGCAGCGTGCGGGTGAGCATGGGCACGGTGTTCCAGGTGCCGTGGACCCGGATCGGCGAATGGGACGAGGCGGGGCCCGTTCTGCGCACGGCGGGATTCCGGACGGCGGCACTCGCGCTGCGCGAGGGAGCCACACCGCTGGACGAGTACGCCGCGGCACGCCCCGAGAGGGTGGCGCTCGTGCTGGGCACGGAGGGTGACGGGCTCAGCTCGCACGCGCTGGCCGCCGCTGACGACGTGGTCACCATCCCGATGCTCGGCGGTGTCGATTCGCTCAACGTCGCCTCCGCCGCCGCCGTCGCGCTGTGGGCGCTGACGCATTGAGGGGCGACGGGCGCGACCCGTCGTCGGACTTCAGTCCTCGGAGTCCGGGCGCCGGACGGGTGCGGGCTCGGGACGCTTGGCGACGATGTGATCCCCGGAGGACTGGTGGCGCAGCCTGCGCAGCACCCAGGGCACGAGGTGCTCGCGCGCCCAGCCGATGTCGTCGGCTCGGGCCTCCCGCCAGGTGCGGGCGGGCAGGGGACCCGGCTGCATGGGCTGCAGGTCGTTCGGCACATTCAGCGCACGGAGCACCATGCGGGCGATCTCATGATGACCGAGGGGATTGAAGTGCAGCCGATCGTCGTCGAAGAACCGGGGATCCTGCACGACCTTGAGCGCCCACTGGTCGGCGACGATGCAGTCGTACCGCTCCGCGATCGCGCGGACGTTCTCGTTGTAGATGGCGACCTTGCCGCGGAACGGGCGGAAGACCGGTGTGAAAGCGGTGTCGATGCCGGTGAACAGGATGACGGCCGCGCCCGTGGAGGAGAGCCGTGCCACGGCGCCCTCGAGCTGCTGGGCGATCTCGTCGGGGTCCGTGCCGGGGCGGATCACGTCGTTCCCACCCGCGCAGATCGAGATGAGGTCGGGATTGAGGGCGACTGCCGGCTCGATCTGGTCGGCGACGATCTGACCGATCAGCTTCCCTCGCACCGCGAGGTTGGCATACGCGAAGTCCTCGACGTCTCTGGACAGGACCTCGGCGACGCGATCCGCCCAGCCGCGATGCCCATCGGGTTCTGCGGGGTCGGGGTCTCCGATGCCCTCGGTGAAGGAGTCCCCGACGGCGACGAAACGTCGCCACGGGTGCGGGCCCTCATTCGGGACGAATGGGGTGCGGGACGAATCCTGGTCGACCATCGTGTGCTCCTTCGACTTCTCCGCGCCGCTCGTGGCGGCACCGGTGAGAGCATACTCGCGGTGCGGGGGCACTGCGCCGATCAGCGTCTGCGGTCTGGATTATCGTTGACTCGATGCTCTCCCCGTCCTTCCCCCAGCGCGCCCCGTGGGGGACCGCGGACAAGCTCCGAGCCTGGCAGCGGGAGGCGCTCGAGGAGTATTACCGGGTGGACCAGCGGGATTTCCTCGTCGCCGCGACGCCCGGCGCGGGGAAGACGACCTTCGCGCTGACGCTCGCCGTCGAGCTCCTGCGGATGGGCGAGGTGAATCGGGTGATCGTGGTCGCCCCGACCGAGCATCTGAAGACGCAGTGGGCGGATGCGGCGGCGCGCGTGAGCATCCGTCTGGACCCGCGTTTCCGCAACAGCCACTGGGCGCCCTCCCGGCAGTATCACGGGGTGGTGGTGACCTATGCGCAGGTCGCCGCGCGCTCCAGCGTGCACCGGCATCTGACGGAGGATGCGAAGACGCTGGTCATCCTCGACGAGGTCCACCACGGCGGCGACGCTCTCAGCTGGGGCGATGCGATCCGTGATGCCTACGGCCCGGCACGCAGGCGGCTGCTGCTGTCGGGGACGCCGTTCCGCAGCGACACCGCGCCGATCCCGTTCGTGCAGTACCTGCCCGATGAATCCGGAGCGCGCGTCTCCCGCACCGACTACAGCTACGGATACGGTCGTGCACTCGCCGACGGCGTCGTGCGCCCGGTCCTGTTCCACATGTACTCGGGGAAGATGCGCTGGCGCACCAGCGCGGGGGACGAACTGGAGGCGCATCTCGGTCAGGACAACACGAAGGACGTGACCTCCCAGGCCTGGCGCACGGCGCTGGATCCGGAGGGGGAGTGGATGCCCGCGGTGCTGTCCGCTGCGGATCGCCGCCTCACGGAGATCCGGCGCCACATTCCGGATGCCGGAGGGCTGGTGCTCGCCACCGATCAGACCGTGGCGCGCGCCTATGCGGCGATCCTGCACCGGATGACCGGCGAGCAGCCCTCCGTCGTGCTCTCCGACGACAGCTCGGGATCGGAGCGCATCGACAGGTTCAGCCAGAGCACCCGGCGCTGGATGGTCGCGGTGCGGATGGTCTCGGAGGGTGTGGACGTCCCGCGGCTCGCCGTCGGAGTCTACGCGACGTCCTCCTCGACGCCGCTGTTCTTCGCGCAGGCGATCGGCCGCTTCGTGCGAGCTCGTCGCCGCGGTGAGGCAGCCAGCGTGTTCCTGCCGAATGTCCCGGTGCTGATGACTCTGGCGAACGAGATGGAGCGGGAGCGCGACCATGCGCTGGATCGGGTGGGCAAGGATGACGACGGCCTGGACGACTCGTTGCTGGAGAGCGCGAACCGTGAGGAGGATGCCTCGGATGCGCTGACGCAGGAGTTCAGCTATCAGGCGATCTCCTCGTTGGCACACTTCGACAGGGTCGTCTTCGAGGGACACGAGTTCGGCCAGCTCGCCGAACCCGGCACCCCCGAGGAGGAGGAGTTCATCGGTCTGCCGGGACTGCTCGACCCCGAGCACGTCCACGAGCTGCTCATGCAGCGCCAGGCCCGGCAGAGTCGGCTCAGACAGGAGCGAGAGGCCGCCGAGCCGGAGCGGGAGACGACGCTGCCCGCGCCTCTGCACCGCACGCTGCGTGAACAGCGCCAGCTCCTCAACAGTCTGGTCGGGCTGTACGCGCGTCAGAGCGGCCAGCCGCACGGAGCCGTGCACGCCGAACTGCGCCGCACCTGCGGAGGGCCGGCGGTCGCACAGGCGACGGTGACCCAGCTGCAATCCCGCATCGACCTGCTGCGCAAGCGCGTGCGCGCCTGAGGCCCGCAACTCGCCTCTCACCGCTCACCTCGGCTGCGTGTTCGTGTCACGTCGGCCGAAGCAGAGGCGCTGTGACTGCCGAGCAGGCGTCGGAAGGGCGGTTTTGGGGCATCCGAAAAGCTGTCAATCCGCGTCCTGGTGCGGATCGCGCACTGCTGTCCGGATACGGTGGAATGTCAGTCGGAGACCGGAGGATGGATGTCGGAGAGCGCAGTGCCCACGGAAGCGGATCGCAGGCAGTGGGCGCGCTACCTGGTCGAGGAGCGTGCGGAGGGGGCCGTCTACTCCCGCCTGGCCGGACGTCGGGAGGGCGAGGAGCGGGAGATCCTGCTCGGGCTGGCTGATGCGGAGCGTCGGCACGAGCAGCACTGGCTCACCCTGCTCGGCGGCGAAGAACCCGCGCGGCTCCCGAAGGCGGGGCTCCGGTCACGGATGCTGGGCTGGATGGCGGGTCGTTTCGGGTCGATCTTCGTGCTCGCGCTCGCGCAGAGCGCGGAGGCGCGCTCACCGTACGACGCCGAAGTGCACGCGACAGCGGCGATGCGCGCCGACGAGAAGGTCCATCATGAGGTGGTCCGGGGTCTTGCCGCCCGTGGCCGGCGGCGGCTGTCCGGATCGTTCCGCGCCGCGGTGTTCGGCGCCAATGACGGGCTGGTCTCGAACCTCGCGCTGGTGCTGGGGATCGGTGCGACGGGTGTCGGGTCCGGACTGGTCCTGTTCAGCGGCATCGCGGGTCTGCTCGCCGGCGCGCTGTCGATGGGGGCGGGCGAGTTCGTGTCGGTGCGGTCGCAGCGCGAGCTCCTGGCATCGACCGAGGAGAGCGGGGATGCGGATGCCGCTGCGGGCGACCTGGACATCGACGAGAACGAACTGGCGCTGGTGTATCGCGCGCGAGGCATGAGCGAGCAGGAGTCGCTGGCCCGCGCGACACGAGTCGTCGCGGCGGCGCAGGCCGGCATCCGTCGTGATGTCACCGGTCCGATCGGCGTGCACGGCGACCACGACATCGTCGGCAGGGATTGGACGGCAGCGCTGTCCAGCTTCCTGCTGTTCGCCTCCGGCGCGATCGTGCCCGTGCTGCCGTGGCTGTTCGGGATGTCGGGAACCGGGGCCATCATCCTCGCCCTCGTCCTGGTCGGCGTCGCGTTGCTGGGCACCGGCGCGATGGTCGGCATCCTCTCCGGCGGGCCGCCGCTCAAGCGCGCGCTGCGGCAGCTCGCGATCGGTTTCGGGGCCGCGGCCGTGACGTATGCCCTGGGCCTGGTCTTCGGCGTCGGCGCGGTGTGAGCATCCGGTGACCGCGGAGGGCGGACGGGCGCGCCCGTCAGGGCCGCGGCGCGAGCAGACCTGAGATCAGGACATCCTGCAGCAGCTCGCGGTCCTCGCCGTCCCCCAGGCGCACCGCGTGCTCGATGCCGCACACGAGACGCAGCACCGACGAGACCGTCAGCTCGTCGCGCACCTGCCCGTGCGCGATGGCGGCGTCCAGCGCCTGTGCCGCGCAGCGGTGGAGCTCTTCCCGCAGCGCGGACACCTCCTCGGACGCATCCGGGGCGGTGAGGACGGCCTGCAGACCCTCGTGAGCGAGCTGCGCACTCGTTCCGGCGCGGATCAGGTCGGTGAACGCTGAGGCGGGGTCGTCGGACTGCGCAGCCCGACGGGCGCTCTCGACGAGCTGTTCGAGCGGTTCCCGGTGCAGGGCCTCCAGCAGCGCGGTCACGGTCGGGAAATGGCGGTACACCGTGCCGACGCCGACGCCGGCGTCACGTGCCAGATCGTTGAGCCGCAGGTCGACGAGGGGCACCCTTCGTGCTGCGTCGAGAATGCGCTCTCGGGAGCGCGCTGCGTCGGAGCGGAGCTGATTCACAGCGTCATGATACCTAATCGGATGACATATCCGGTTACAGTGAATAAAACGGATCATTCATCCACTTACAGGAGAACCCATGAACTGGAACCCGAACGCACTGCCCGATCTGTCGGGCCAGGTGCATGCCGTCACCGGCTCGACCGGCGGGATCGGCTACTTCGCGGCCGAGCAGCTGGCCTCCGCCGGCGCGGAGGTGGTGCTCGTCTCGCGATCCGAGGAACGGATGCAGCACACGCAGGAGGTGCTCCGCTCTCACGTACCCGGGGCATCGGTCCGCTCGGTCCGTCTGGATCTCACCTCCCTCGACTCCGTCGCCGCCGCCGGTGCCGCGCTGGCGGAGCTCCCGCGGCTGGACGGCGTCTTCCTCAACGGCGGGCCCATGAACTTCTCCACGCGCGCGCGCACGCACGACGGGCTGCCGCTCATGGTCGGAGCCCACATGATCGCCAACGCGGCCCTGGCGATGGCGCTGCTGCCGCGTCTGGCTCGACAGGACCTCGGCCATTCGGCCCGCATCGTTCACGCGTCCACAGGATTCGTGACCAGGTTCGGGATGTCCGTGACCGACCTCGAGAAGACCCCGCGCACGGGGGTGGGCGCTTACACCAAGGCGAAGACGGCGACGGAGGTGTTCGCCCACGAGCTCGATCGGCGTCTCCGTGCGGCGGGCCTTCCGGTGTCCTCGATCATCACTCGTCCTGGAGTGGGGGTGGACGCGAAGACTCCGTCGCGACAGGGGATCAGTGGTGACGGCGTGCGGCGCCGGCGCAACCCGTTCACACCATGGGCGCAGGGCAAGGACGCCGCGGCGTGGTCGGGTGTGAGAGCCCTTTCGGACCCGGACGCTGAGGGAGGCGACTATTTCGCGCCGCGGGAGGGCATGCGCGGCGCGCCTGTCCTCGTGGCCTCCGATCCGCGCACGCGCACGCCGGAGCCCGGTGTCGCCCAGCGGGTGTGGGGTCGCGTCCTGGAGCTGTCCGGGGTTCACGCGGTGGTGTGAGGGCGGATCATCGCCCTCACACCACCGCGTCACCGGGGTGATGCGCTGGGGCGAGACGCGAGGGAGTCGGAGCCGCCCAGTCCTGCATGCGACGGCTCAGCCCGCTGAGGACCGCGCCGGGCGTGAGCCTCAGCGCGGCATCACGCAGGCTCGCCGACAGGCGTCCTTCCGCCTGCGCCACGCGGCCGGCCATTCGCGAGCGCCGGGCGATCGCACGGGTCCGCTGCCGCCGCAGTCGCGAATAGTCGGCCAGCGCGGTGTCGAGCCCACCCTCACCGCACCCTCTCAGCAGGACGGCGAGGGTCGCGGCGTCCTCGATCGCCTGTCCCGCGCCCTGCCCGAGGTTCGGGGTCATCGCGTGGGCGGCATCGCCCAGCAGCGCTGTGCGTCCGCGGACGAACGACGGGAGCGGCTCGGCGAGGTCGTGGAGATCGTGTCGAATGACCGCTCCTGCCGGGGTCGCACGGACGCAGGCAGGGATGGGATCATGCCAGTCTTCGAACAGGCGGAGGACGGTCCCGTGCTCGTCCTCGAACCTCGTGCCCGCGGGAGCGTTCGCCGTCGCGAACCAGTAGATCCGGCCGTCGCGCAGCGGCACGACACCGAAGATCCGACCACGGCCCCAGGTCTCGCCGGCCTCCTCGCGGATGTCGACGGGCTCGGCCGTGATACCCCGCCAGGCCGTGCATCCCGCGTAGCGGAGGCCCGTGTCGAGGCCGAGGCCGGTGCGCGTTCGACTGCGGATGCCGTCCGCCGCGACGACGAGGTCGAACTCCTCGAACTCGCCGCCCGCCGCGACACGGGGCGAGCCGTCCGAGGGCACGGTGGCCGTCCTGCCGGTCCGCACGGTGGTCGGCGCGAGCTGGTCGATGAGAGCACGATGCAGTTGCGCGCGGTGGATGCTGCGCATGGACGCGACGGCACTCGGGGGAAGCGTGGTCAGCCATGCACCCGAAGGCGTCCGCTGACCCGCGCGCATCGTCGCGATGGTGCTGCTCGAGACGTCGCGGACGGCATCACCGAGCCCCAGGATGTCGAGGGCGGCGAACGCGTTGCCGAAGAGCGTCAATCCGGCACCGGCGGGATCCGACGACCGCCGGCGCTCGAAGACCGTCACCTCATGGCCATCGGCCTGCGTTCCGGCGGCGAAGACGAGCCCGCCGACCCCTGCACCGATCACCGCGATGCGCATGGCGGCTCCTGACCCTCCCATGCCCCAACGCTACCGGCACCCGGCACGCACCGGCGCTCGGCCGCCCGGCTGTTCGATCGCTTCTCCGTCAGCGTCGGCCAGCCGTCGCGCTTCTTCTCGTGCCTGGAACGGGATCAGCCCCTGACCCGGAGTCTGGAACTCCTGATCAGAGGCTGATCTCACGACGTGCGCGAGGGGGGACTTGAACCCCCACGCCCTATGCGGGCACTAGCACCTCAAGCTAGCGCGTCTACCTATTCCGCCACCCGCGCAATGGTCGTTGCCGACCGAAGAACGACTCTAGCACGGCATGAACCGTGGCACGAAACGATCCGACGCTCGGGCGTGGCACGCTCTTCGATAGCCTGAGCACATGTCAGATTCGCCCCTGCCCGAAGTCGCACGGATCGCTCGCGACCTCATCCGCATCGACACGTCCAACCACGGCGGCGGCAGGTCCGAAGGGGAGCGGGAGGCGGCGGAGTACGTGGGCGCCCATCTGGAGTCTCTGGGGCTGGAGCCCGAGTACTACGAGCCCCTCCCGCGGCGGACGAACGTGATGGCACGCGTGCCCGGTCGCGATCCCCGGCGCCCCGCTCTCGTCGTGCACGGACACCTCGATGTGGTGCCGGCCGTGGCCGAAGAGTGGAGCGTCGACCCGTTCGCCGGAGTCGTGCGGGACGGCATGCTGTGGGGGAGGGGCGCCGTGGACATGAAGAACATGGACGCCATGATCCTCACCGCCGTTGCGGATCTGCTGCGTGCGGGCGAGCAGCCCGAACGGGACCTCATCCTCGCCTTCTTCGCCGACGAGGAGAACGGCGGCGTCGAGGGCTCCGGGCTCGTCGTCCGTGATCGACCGGAGTGGTTCGCAGGAGCCACCGAGGCCATCAGCGAGGTCGGCGGCTACTCGATCACCGTGGACGATCACCGCGCCTACCTGCTGCAGGTGGGTGAGAAGGCGCTGATGTGGCTCCGACTGGTCGCGAAGGGGAGGGCGGGGCACGGCAGCCGGTACCACGAGGAGAACGCGATCACGAGGCTCGCCGAGGCGGTCCTGGCCATCGGGCGCACGCGCTGGCCGATCCGGCTGACCCCGACCACCCGGGCCCTGCTCCAGGGGCTCGGCGAGCTGAGCGGACGCCCTGTCGACGATCCCGACGCACTGGCCGCTGCGGCGGGCCCCGCCGAGGCGTTCCTGCGCTCCACCTTCCGCACGACCGCCAACCCCACGGTCCTGCAAGCCGGCTACAAGCACAACGTGATCCCCGCCACGGCCGAGGCTCTCGTCGACGTCCGCGTCATCCCCGGCACCGAGGACGACGTCCTCGCACGACTCCAGGAGATCGTCGGCGACGACATCGAGATCCAGACCGTCGTGCGCGACATCGGCATGGAGACCCCCTTCAGCGGGAAACTGGTGGATGCCATGGTCGCCGCCCTCGGTCGTCATGATCCGGGTGTGCCCGTGATCCCGTACCTGCTGGGCGCGGGCACCGACAACAAGGCGCTGGCGTCCCTCGGCATCACGGGCTACGGCTTCGCCCCGCTGCGGCTGCCTGCTGATCTGGACTTCACAGGAATGTTCCACGGGGTCGACGAGCGCGTTCCCCTAGAATCGCTTGAGTTCGGCCGTCGTGTGCTGGCCGATCTGCTGCGCAGCTGCTGAGCGGCATCCGTTCTCGGCACACCGCCGCATGATCTCCAGAAAGCACGCATGAATCTGCTCGAAGCACTCTTCCTCGGCGTCGTCCAGGGACTCACCGAGTTCCTGCCGATCTCCTCCAGCGCCCACCTGCGCATCGTCGGCGCACTGCTGCCCTCGGGGGAGGACCCGGGAGCCGCGTTCACCGCCATCACGCAGATCGGCACCGAGGCCGCCGTCGTCGTGTTCTTCTGGCGCGACATCGTCCGCATCATCGGACGGTGGTTCCGGTCTCTGTCCGGCGGGGTGCCACGGGACGACCCGGATGCCCGGATGGGGTGGCTCATCATCCTCGGCAGCATCCCGATCGTCGCGCTGGGACTGGCCCTCCAGGACCGGATCGAGACGACCCTGCGCTCTCTGTGGATCGTCGCGATCATGCTGATCGGGTTCGGACTGCTCCTCGGCATCGCCGACCACATCGGCGCCAAGCGGCGGAGGCTCGACCAGCTCACCTACCCGCACGGCATCGCATACGGCATCGCGCAGGCACTCGCGCTGGTGCCGGGCGTCTCCCGGTCCGGCGGCACGATCACCATGGGGCTGTTCCTCGGTTACGAACGCGCGGCCGCCGCACGATACGCATTCCTGCTGGCCATCCCCGCAGTGTTCGGCAGCGGCTTCTACCAGT includes these proteins:
- a CDS encoding SGNH/GDSL hydrolase family protein, which gives rise to MVDQDSSRTPFVPNEGPHPWRRFVAVGDSFTEGIGDPDPAEPDGHRGWADRVAEVLSRDVEDFAYANLAVRGKLIGQIVADQIEPAVALNPDLISICAGGNDVIRPGTDPDEIAQQLEGAVARLSSTGAAVILFTGIDTAFTPVFRPFRGKVAIYNENVRAIAERYDCIVADQWALKVVQDPRFFDDDRLHFNPLGHHEIARMVLRALNVPNDLQPMQPGPLPARTWREARADDIGWAREHLVPWVLRRLRHQSSGDHIVAKRPEPAPVRRPDSED
- a CDS encoding VIT1/CCC1 family protein, giving the protein MSESAVPTEADRRQWARYLVEERAEGAVYSRLAGRREGEEREILLGLADAERRHEQHWLTLLGGEEPARLPKAGLRSRMLGWMAGRFGSIFVLALAQSAEARSPYDAEVHATAAMRADEKVHHEVVRGLAARGRRRLSGSFRAAVFGANDGLVSNLALVLGIGATGVGSGLVLFSGIAGLLAGALSMGAGEFVSVRSQRELLASTEESGDADAAAGDLDIDENELALVYRARGMSEQESLARATRVVAAAQAGIRRDVTGPIGVHGDHDIVGRDWTAALSSFLLFASGAIVPVLPWLFGMSGTGAIILALVLVGVALLGTGAMVGILSGGPPLKRALRQLAIGFGAAAVTYALGLVFGVGAV
- a CDS encoding M20/M25/M40 family metallo-hydrolase; this translates as MSDSPLPEVARIARDLIRIDTSNHGGGRSEGEREAAEYVGAHLESLGLEPEYYEPLPRRTNVMARVPGRDPRRPALVVHGHLDVVPAVAEEWSVDPFAGVVRDGMLWGRGAVDMKNMDAMILTAVADLLRAGEQPERDLILAFFADEENGGVEGSGLVVRDRPEWFAGATEAISEVGGYSITVDDHRAYLLQVGEKALMWLRLVAKGRAGHGSRYHEENAITRLAEAVLAIGRTRWPIRLTPTTRALLQGLGELSGRPVDDPDALAAAAGPAEAFLRSTFRTTANPTVLQAGYKHNVIPATAEALVDVRVIPGTEDDVLARLQEIVGDDIEIQTVVRDIGMETPFSGKLVDAMVAALGRHDPGVPVIPYLLGAGTDNKALASLGITGYGFAPLRLPADLDFTGMFHGVDERVPLESLEFGRRVLADLLRSC
- a CDS encoding FAD-dependent monooxygenase, whose amino-acid sequence is MGGSGAAMRIAVIGAGVGGLVFAAGTQADGHEVTVFERRRSSDPAGAGLTLFGNAFAALDILGLGDAVRDVSSSTIATMRAGQRTPSGAWLTTLPPSAVASMRSIHRAQLHRALIDQLAPTTVRTGRTATVPSDGSPRVAAGGEFEEFDLVVAADGIRSRTRTGLGLDTGLRYAGCTAWRGITAEPVDIREEAGETWGRGRIFGVVPLRDGRIYWFATANAPAGTRFEDEHGTVLRLFEDWHDPIPACVRATPAGAVIRHDLHDLAEPLPSFVRGRTALLGDAAHAMTPNLGQGAGQAIEDAATLAVLLRGCGEGGLDTALADYSRLRRQRTRAIARRSRMAGRVAQAEGRLSASLRDAALRLTPGAVLSGLSRRMQDWAAPTPSRLAPAHHPGDAVV
- a CDS encoding DEAD/DEAH box helicase; the protein is MLSPSFPQRAPWGTADKLRAWQREALEEYYRVDQRDFLVAATPGAGKTTFALTLAVELLRMGEVNRVIVVAPTEHLKTQWADAAARVSIRLDPRFRNSHWAPSRQYHGVVVTYAQVAARSSVHRHLTEDAKTLVILDEVHHGGDALSWGDAIRDAYGPARRRLLLSGTPFRSDTAPIPFVQYLPDESGARVSRTDYSYGYGRALADGVVRPVLFHMYSGKMRWRTSAGDELEAHLGQDNTKDVTSQAWRTALDPEGEWMPAVLSAADRRLTEIRRHIPDAGGLVLATDQTVARAYAAILHRMTGEQPSVVLSDDSSGSERIDRFSQSTRRWMVAVRMVSEGVDVPRLAVGVYATSSSTPLFFAQAIGRFVRARRRGEAASVFLPNVPVLMTLANEMERERDHALDRVGKDDDGLDDSLLESANREEDASDALTQEFSYQAISSLAHFDRVVFEGHEFGQLAEPGTPEEEEFIGLPGLLDPEHVHELLMQRQARQSRLRQEREAAEPERETTLPAPLHRTLREQRQLLNSLVGLYARQSGQPHGAVHAELRRTCGGPAVAQATVTQLQSRIDLLRKRVRA
- a CDS encoding RNA methyltransferase, with translation MQLVPVDDASDPRLDDYRSLTDTALRRVREPAGGLYMAESVKVIARAVQAGHVPRSVLTQPRWTDAVGEALDGLDVPVYVVSADVSERVTAFAIHRGPLAAMQRPVLPVVADVLDDARLVLVLEDVSDHTNVGAAFRAAAALGADAVLVTPRCADPLYRRSVRVSMGTVFQVPWTRIGEWDEAGPVLRTAGFRTAALALREGATPLDEYAAARPERVALVLGTEGDGLSSHALAAADDVVTIPMLGGVDSLNVASAAAVALWALTH
- a CDS encoding undecaprenyl-diphosphate phosphatase; this translates as MNLLEALFLGVVQGLTEFLPISSSAHLRIVGALLPSGEDPGAAFTAITQIGTEAAVVVFFWRDIVRIIGRWFRSLSGGVPRDDPDARMGWLIILGSIPIVALGLALQDRIETTLRSLWIVAIMLIGFGLLLGIADHIGAKRRRLDQLTYPHGIAYGIAQALALVPGVSRSGGTITMGLFLGYERAAAARYAFLLAIPAVFGSGFYQLVKHGGDADQYFSLWETFAATGIAFVVALGVIAFFMNWISKRSFLPFVIYRVLLGGVLIALLSTGLLAPS
- a CDS encoding SDR family NAD(P)-dependent oxidoreductase, whose product is MNWNPNALPDLSGQVHAVTGSTGGIGYFAAEQLASAGAEVVLVSRSEERMQHTQEVLRSHVPGASVRSVRLDLTSLDSVAAAGAALAELPRLDGVFLNGGPMNFSTRARTHDGLPLMVGAHMIANAALAMALLPRLARQDLGHSARIVHASTGFVTRFGMSVTDLEKTPRTGVGAYTKAKTATEVFAHELDRRLRAAGLPVSSIITRPGVGVDAKTPSRQGISGDGVRRRRNPFTPWAQGKDAAAWSGVRALSDPDAEGGDYFAPREGMRGAPVLVASDPRTRTPEPGVAQRVWGRVLELSGVHAVV
- a CDS encoding Sir2 family NAD-dependent protein deacetylase → MHPDDTTAVPAEDDEVLDRVRAAAALLAGRRIAVLTGAGISTDSGIPAYRGAGARPRATPMTIQTYLGDAGARRRYWLGGHLGWRAFTSPDPNAGHLALARLERTGAVTGVVTQNVDGLHLRAGSTRVVELHGTMHRVLCLRCGQVLDRRAVAEQLEKLNPWVRIPERIALNPDGDVTPESTRGFVIPPCTVCAGMLKPEVVFFGEFVPAARFRAAESLVGASDALLVAGTSLTVNSGIRIIERARRRGIPLVIVNREPTRADAWADAVIAGGTSSVLSALADRLDRVEA
- a CDS encoding helix-turn-helix domain-containing protein is translated as MNQLRSDAARSRERILDAARRVPLVDLRLNDLARDAGVGVGTVYRHFPTVTALLEALHREPLEQLVESARRAAQSDDPASAFTDLIRAGTSAQLAHEGLQAVLTAPDASEEVSALREELHRCAAQALDAAIAHGQVRDELTVSSVLRLVCGIEHAVRLGDGEDRELLQDVLISGLLAPRP